Proteins encoded together in one Accipiter gentilis chromosome 16, bAccGen1.1, whole genome shotgun sequence window:
- the ITGA7 gene encoding integrin alpha-7 isoform X10 — MAGARGFWLPWFCLRLMASAAFNLDATSTLLKDGDKGSLFGFAVALHRQLSPEPAGWLLVGAPQAPALPSQGANRTGGLFACPLTPELSDCWRVPIDEGVDLQRESKENQWLGVSVKSQGAGGKIVTCAHLYESRHRVHQPLETRDVIGRCFVLSQDLRVRDELDGGEWKFCEGRPQGHDRFGFCQQGLAAAFSPDHHYILFGAPGTYNWKGNLRVELLNQSSLDLLRYDDGPYEAGGEKDQDPSLIPVPANSYFGLLFVTNIDSSDPDQLVYKTPEPSEKVPGAAGDVAQNSYLGFSVDSGAGLTRRRELSFVTGAPRANHTGAVVILRRDSANRLVPEAVLPGQQLTSAFGYAVAVLDLNSDGWMDLVVGAPHFFERKEEIGGAAYVYINPAGRWDSATPLRLNGTRGSMFGIALSTAGDLNQDGFEDLAVGAPFDGAGKVYIYHGSNLGIVAKPAQVLDGEGVGVTAFGYSLSGGLDVDGNLYPDLLVGSLSDTVVLYRARPVIHVSRNVSLLPPNIDLEQSNCQHQEGVCVDVRACFSYTASPASYSPRLVLEYVFDADTDRRRLGQAPRVSFLGRRPSDPEHQFSNTVELPRQHARACVKATFQLQDSIRDKLRPIAVTLAYGIQGAGATRQSRGATLPPLLPVLSPQQPSSHRTEVHFLKQGCGDDKICQSNLQLHFQFCARLGDADFVPLPRGTDGTAIFAMSDQKDVALEIHVTNLPSDPAEPQRDGDDAHEAMLTATFPPELPYSALRPYDGRASLDKPVVCLANQNGSQVECELGNPMKRGAQVRFFLILSTLGITIQTTDLAVELALSTISEQPGLEPVVARARVVIELPLSVTGVAVPPRLFFGGVVRGESAVRRESQVGSAVRFEVTVSNRGQSLKTLGSAFLTLLWPHEISNGKWLLYPLHLELAASPGQRAACSPAANPLRLALEPPGEADGAEAPTPGSWWVPAPAERRKNVTLDCAQGTARCLAFRCPLYSFERAAVLTARGRLWNSTFLEEYLAVTSVELIVRASVSVTSSIKNLVLKDASTQIPVSIYLDPGAAVAGGVPWWVILLAVLAGILVLALLVFILWKCGFFKRSSRKSRYAANYYRARLGLQPSAVEKQALEGER, encoded by the exons atggcgggggctcgggggttcTGGCTGCCCTGGTTCTGCCTGCGGCTGATGGCGAGCGCAGCCTTCAACCTGGATGCCACCAGCACCCTGCTGAAGGACGGCGACAAGGGCAGCCTCTTCGGCTTCGCCGTGGCTCTGCACCGGCAGCTCAGCCCCGAGCCGGCCGGCTG GCTGCTGGTGGGGGCCCCCCAAGCGCCGGCGCTGCCCAGCCAAGGTGCCAACCGGACCGGGGGGCTCTTCGCCTGCCCGCTGACCCCCGAGCTCTCCGACTGCTGGCGGGTGCCCATCGACGAAGGAG TGGACCTGCAGCGGGAGAGCAAGGAGAACCAGTGGCTGGGGGTGAGCGTGAAAAGCCAAGGTGCCGGCGGCAAGATCGTG ACGTGCGCCCACCTGTACGAGTCACGGCACCGGGTACATCAGCCCCTGGAGACGCGGGACGTGATCGGGCGCTGCTTCGTGCTGAGCCAGGACCTGCGGGTGCGGGACGAGCTGGACGGGGGCGAGTGGAAGTTTTGTGAGGGGCGGCCGCAGGGCCACGACCGCTTCGGCTTCTGCCAGCAGGGCCTGGCCGCAGCCTTCAGCCCCGACCACCATTACATCCTCTTCGGGGCCCCCGGCACCTACAACTGGAagg GGAACCTGCGCGTGGAGCTGCTTAACCAGAGCTCCCTCGACCTGCTCCGCTACGACGACGGGCCCTACGAAGCCGGGGGCGAGAAGGACCAGGACCCCTCGCTCATCCCCGTGCCCGCCAACAGCTACTTCG GGCTGCTTTTTGTGACAAACATTGATAGCTCAGACCCCGACCAGCTGGTCTACAAAACCCCCGAGCCCAGCGAGAAggtgcccggcgcggccggcgaCGTGGCCCAGAATAGCTACTTGG GCTTTTCGGTGGACTCGGGCGCGGGGCTGACGCGGAGACGGGAGCTGAGCTTCGTTACCGGAGCCCCCCGTGCCAACCACACCGGGGCCGTGGTCATCCTGCGCCGCGACAGTGCCAACCGCCTGGTGCCCGAGGCTGTGCTGCCCGGCCAGCAGCTCACCTCCGCCTTCGGCTACGCCGTCGCCGTGCTCGACCTCAACAGCGATGG CTGGATGGACCTGGTGGTGGGGGCCCCCCACTTTTTTGAGCGCAAGGAGGAGATCGGGGGGGCTGCCTACGTCTACATCAACCCGGCGGGGCGCTGGGACTCCGCCACCCCCCTCCGCCTCAATGGCACCCGCGGCTCCATGTTCGGCATCGCCCTCAGCACCGCTGGGGACCTCAACCAGGACGGCTTtgagg ACCTGGCTGTGGGAGCCCCCTTTGATGGTGCCGGCAAAGTCTACATTTACCATGGCAGCAACCTTGGCATCGTAGCAAAGCCGGCACAG GTCCTGGACGGGGAGGGCGTGGGAGTGACGGCCTTCGGGTACTCACTCTCGGGGGGGCTGGACGTGGATGGGAACCTCTACCCTGACCTGCTCGTCGGCTCCCTCTCCGACACCGTCGTGCTGTACAG GGCCCGGCCAGTCATCCATGTCTCCAGGAAtgtctcccttctcccccccaacATCGATCTGGAGCAGAGCAACTGCCAGCACCAGGAGGGCGTCTG CGTGGATGTCCGAGCCTGCTTCAGCTACACGGCCAGTCCTGCCAGCTACAGCCCCCGCCTCG TGCTGGAGTACGTGTTCGATGCCGACACGGACCGCCGGCGCCTGGGCCAGGCCCCCCGCGTCTCCTTCCTCGGCCGCCGTCCCTCGGACCCTGAGCATCAGTTCTCCAACACAGTGGAGCTGCCCCGGCAGCATGCCCGCGCCTGTGTCAAAGCCACCTTCCAGCTCCAG gaCAGCATCCGTGACAAGCTGCGCCCCATCGCCGTCACCCTCGCCTACGGcatccagggagccggggcgacGCGGCAGAGCCGGGGGGCCACCCTGCCGCCCCTGTTGCCCGTGCTCAGCCCCCAGCAGCCCAGTAGCCACCGCACTGAG gtGCATTTCCTGAAGCAAGGCTGCGGGGATGACAAGATCTGCCAGAGCAACCTCCAGCTCCACTTCCAGTTCTGCGCCCGCCTGGGGGATGCTGATTTCGTGCCCTTGCCCAG GGGCACGGATGGCACCGCAATCTTCGCCATGAGCGACCAGAAGGATGTGGCCCTGGAGATCCACGTCACCAACCTGCCCTCGGACCCGGCGGAGCCACAGCGGGACGGGGACGATGCCCACGAGGCCATGCTCACCGCCACGTTCCCCCCGGAGCTGCCCTACTCTGCCCTGCGCCCCTATGATGGCCGGGCGTCCTTG GACAAACCGGTGGTGTGCCTCGCCAACCAGAATGGCTCGCAGGTGGAGTGCGAGCTGGGGAACCCCATGAAACGTGGAGCTCAG gtGCGGTTCTTCCTCATCCTCAGCACCCTGGGCATCACCATCCAGACCACGGACCTGGCGGTGGAGCTTGCCCTGTCCAC GATCAGCGAGCAGCCTGGGCTGGAGCCGGTGGTGGCTCGCGCCCGCGTGGTCATCGAGCTGCCGCTCTCCGTGACGGG TGTGGCCGTACCACCCCGGCTCTTCTTTGGCGGGGTGGTGCGGGGGGAGAGCGCCGTGCGGCGGGAGAGCCAGGTGGGCAGCGCCGTGCGCTTCGAAGTCACG GTCTCCAACCGGGGCCAGTCGCTGAAGACGCTGGGCTCAGCCTTCCTCACCCTCCTCTGGCCCCACGAGATCAGCAATGGGAAATGGCTGCTCTACCCTCTGCACCTGGAACTGGCGGCTTCCCCGGGGCAGCGGGCGGCCTGCAGCCCTGCCGCCAACCCGCTGCGCCTGGCCCTG GAGCCACCGGGGGAGGCTGACGGCGCTGAGGCACCCACTCCGGGGTCCTGGTGGGTGCCGGCACCTGCGGAGAGGAGGAAGAATGTCACACtg GACTGTGCCCAGGGCACCGCACGCTGCCTGGCCTTCCGCTGCCCGCTGTACAGCTTCGAGCGCGCCGCCGTGCTGACGGCCCGTGGGCGCCTCTGGAACAGCACCTTCCTGGAG GAGTATCTGGCCGTCACCTCGGTGGAGCTGATCGTGCGTGCCAGCGTCTCGGTGACCTCCTCCATCAAAAACCTCGTGCTGAAGGATGCCTCCACGCAG atTCCCGTCTCCATCTACCTGGACCCTGGGGCGGCGGTGGCCGGCGGCGTGCCGTGGTGGGTCATCCTGCTGGCCGTGCTGGCCGGCATCCTTGTCCTGGCCCTGCTCGTCTTCATCCTGTGGAAG TGTGGCTTCTTCAAGCGGAGCAGCCGAAAGTCCCGCTACGCTGCTAACTATTACCGGGCCCGCCTGGGCCTGCAGCCCTCCGCGGTGGAGAAGCAGGCACTGGAGGGCGAGCGGTAA
- the ITGA7 gene encoding integrin alpha-7 isoform X11 yields MAGARGFWLPWFCLRLMASAAFNLDATSTLLKDGDKGSLFGFAVALHRQLSPEPAGWLLVGAPQAPALPSQGANRTGGLFACPLTPELSDCWRVPIDEGVDLQRESKENQWLGVSVKSQGAGGKIVTCAHLYESRHRVHQPLETRDVIGRCFVLSQDLRVRDELDGGEWKFCEGRPQGHDRFGFCQQGLAAAFSPDHHYILFGAPGTYNWKGNLRVELLNQSSLDLLRYDDGPYEAGGEKDQDPSLIPVPANSYFGFSVDSGAGLTRRRELSFVTGAPRANHTGAVVILRRDSANRLVPEAVLPGQQLTSAFGYAVAVLDLNSDGWMDLVVGAPHFFERKEEIGGAAYVYINPAGRWDSATPLRLNGTRGSMFGIALSTAGDLNQDGFEDLAVGAPFDGAGKVYIYHGSNLGIVAKPAQVLDGEGVGVTAFGYSLSGGLDVDGNLYPDLLVGSLSDTVVLYRARPVIHVSRNVSLLPPNIDLEQSNCQHQEGVCVDVRACFSYTASPASYSPRLVLEYVFDADTDRRRLGQAPRVSFLGRRPSDPEHQFSNTVELPRQHARACVKATFQLQDSIRDKLRPIAVTLAYGIQGAGATRQSRGATLPPLLPVLSPQQPSSHRTEVHFLKQGCGDDKICQSNLQLHFQFCARLGDADFVPLPRGTDGTAIFAMSDQKDVALEIHVTNLPSDPAEPQRDGDDAHEAMLTATFPPELPYSALRPYDGRASLDKPVVCLANQNGSQVECELGNPMKRGAQVRFFLILSTLGITIQTTDLAVELALSTISEQPGLEPVVARARVVIELPLSVTGVAVPPRLFFGGVVRGESAVRRESQVGSAVRFEVTVSNRGQSLKTLGSAFLTLLWPHEISNGKWLLYPLHLELAASPGQRAACSPAANPLRLALEPPGEADGAEAPTPGSWWVPAPAERRKNVTLDCAQGTARCLAFRCPLYSFERAAVLTARGRLWNSTFLEEYLAVTSVELIVRASVSVTSSIKNLVLKDASTQIPVSIYLDPGAAVAGGVPWWVILLAVLAGILVLALLVFILWKCGFFKRSSRKSRYAANYYRARLGLQPSAVEKQALEGER; encoded by the exons atggcgggggctcgggggttcTGGCTGCCCTGGTTCTGCCTGCGGCTGATGGCGAGCGCAGCCTTCAACCTGGATGCCACCAGCACCCTGCTGAAGGACGGCGACAAGGGCAGCCTCTTCGGCTTCGCCGTGGCTCTGCACCGGCAGCTCAGCCCCGAGCCGGCCGGCTG GCTGCTGGTGGGGGCCCCCCAAGCGCCGGCGCTGCCCAGCCAAGGTGCCAACCGGACCGGGGGGCTCTTCGCCTGCCCGCTGACCCCCGAGCTCTCCGACTGCTGGCGGGTGCCCATCGACGAAGGAG TGGACCTGCAGCGGGAGAGCAAGGAGAACCAGTGGCTGGGGGTGAGCGTGAAAAGCCAAGGTGCCGGCGGCAAGATCGTG ACGTGCGCCCACCTGTACGAGTCACGGCACCGGGTACATCAGCCCCTGGAGACGCGGGACGTGATCGGGCGCTGCTTCGTGCTGAGCCAGGACCTGCGGGTGCGGGACGAGCTGGACGGGGGCGAGTGGAAGTTTTGTGAGGGGCGGCCGCAGGGCCACGACCGCTTCGGCTTCTGCCAGCAGGGCCTGGCCGCAGCCTTCAGCCCCGACCACCATTACATCCTCTTCGGGGCCCCCGGCACCTACAACTGGAagg GGAACCTGCGCGTGGAGCTGCTTAACCAGAGCTCCCTCGACCTGCTCCGCTACGACGACGGGCCCTACGAAGCCGGGGGCGAGAAGGACCAGGACCCCTCGCTCATCCCCGTGCCCGCCAACAGCTACTTCG GCTTTTCGGTGGACTCGGGCGCGGGGCTGACGCGGAGACGGGAGCTGAGCTTCGTTACCGGAGCCCCCCGTGCCAACCACACCGGGGCCGTGGTCATCCTGCGCCGCGACAGTGCCAACCGCCTGGTGCCCGAGGCTGTGCTGCCCGGCCAGCAGCTCACCTCCGCCTTCGGCTACGCCGTCGCCGTGCTCGACCTCAACAGCGATGG CTGGATGGACCTGGTGGTGGGGGCCCCCCACTTTTTTGAGCGCAAGGAGGAGATCGGGGGGGCTGCCTACGTCTACATCAACCCGGCGGGGCGCTGGGACTCCGCCACCCCCCTCCGCCTCAATGGCACCCGCGGCTCCATGTTCGGCATCGCCCTCAGCACCGCTGGGGACCTCAACCAGGACGGCTTtgagg ACCTGGCTGTGGGAGCCCCCTTTGATGGTGCCGGCAAAGTCTACATTTACCATGGCAGCAACCTTGGCATCGTAGCAAAGCCGGCACAG GTCCTGGACGGGGAGGGCGTGGGAGTGACGGCCTTCGGGTACTCACTCTCGGGGGGGCTGGACGTGGATGGGAACCTCTACCCTGACCTGCTCGTCGGCTCCCTCTCCGACACCGTCGTGCTGTACAG GGCCCGGCCAGTCATCCATGTCTCCAGGAAtgtctcccttctcccccccaacATCGATCTGGAGCAGAGCAACTGCCAGCACCAGGAGGGCGTCTG CGTGGATGTCCGAGCCTGCTTCAGCTACACGGCCAGTCCTGCCAGCTACAGCCCCCGCCTCG TGCTGGAGTACGTGTTCGATGCCGACACGGACCGCCGGCGCCTGGGCCAGGCCCCCCGCGTCTCCTTCCTCGGCCGCCGTCCCTCGGACCCTGAGCATCAGTTCTCCAACACAGTGGAGCTGCCCCGGCAGCATGCCCGCGCCTGTGTCAAAGCCACCTTCCAGCTCCAG gaCAGCATCCGTGACAAGCTGCGCCCCATCGCCGTCACCCTCGCCTACGGcatccagggagccggggcgacGCGGCAGAGCCGGGGGGCCACCCTGCCGCCCCTGTTGCCCGTGCTCAGCCCCCAGCAGCCCAGTAGCCACCGCACTGAG gtGCATTTCCTGAAGCAAGGCTGCGGGGATGACAAGATCTGCCAGAGCAACCTCCAGCTCCACTTCCAGTTCTGCGCCCGCCTGGGGGATGCTGATTTCGTGCCCTTGCCCAG GGGCACGGATGGCACCGCAATCTTCGCCATGAGCGACCAGAAGGATGTGGCCCTGGAGATCCACGTCACCAACCTGCCCTCGGACCCGGCGGAGCCACAGCGGGACGGGGACGATGCCCACGAGGCCATGCTCACCGCCACGTTCCCCCCGGAGCTGCCCTACTCTGCCCTGCGCCCCTATGATGGCCGGGCGTCCTTG GACAAACCGGTGGTGTGCCTCGCCAACCAGAATGGCTCGCAGGTGGAGTGCGAGCTGGGGAACCCCATGAAACGTGGAGCTCAG gtGCGGTTCTTCCTCATCCTCAGCACCCTGGGCATCACCATCCAGACCACGGACCTGGCGGTGGAGCTTGCCCTGTCCAC GATCAGCGAGCAGCCTGGGCTGGAGCCGGTGGTGGCTCGCGCCCGCGTGGTCATCGAGCTGCCGCTCTCCGTGACGGG TGTGGCCGTACCACCCCGGCTCTTCTTTGGCGGGGTGGTGCGGGGGGAGAGCGCCGTGCGGCGGGAGAGCCAGGTGGGCAGCGCCGTGCGCTTCGAAGTCACG GTCTCCAACCGGGGCCAGTCGCTGAAGACGCTGGGCTCAGCCTTCCTCACCCTCCTCTGGCCCCACGAGATCAGCAATGGGAAATGGCTGCTCTACCCTCTGCACCTGGAACTGGCGGCTTCCCCGGGGCAGCGGGCGGCCTGCAGCCCTGCCGCCAACCCGCTGCGCCTGGCCCTG GAGCCACCGGGGGAGGCTGACGGCGCTGAGGCACCCACTCCGGGGTCCTGGTGGGTGCCGGCACCTGCGGAGAGGAGGAAGAATGTCACACtg GACTGTGCCCAGGGCACCGCACGCTGCCTGGCCTTCCGCTGCCCGCTGTACAGCTTCGAGCGCGCCGCCGTGCTGACGGCCCGTGGGCGCCTCTGGAACAGCACCTTCCTGGAG GAGTATCTGGCCGTCACCTCGGTGGAGCTGATCGTGCGTGCCAGCGTCTCGGTGACCTCCTCCATCAAAAACCTCGTGCTGAAGGATGCCTCCACGCAG atTCCCGTCTCCATCTACCTGGACCCTGGGGCGGCGGTGGCCGGCGGCGTGCCGTGGTGGGTCATCCTGCTGGCCGTGCTGGCCGGCATCCTTGTCCTGGCCCTGCTCGTCTTCATCCTGTGGAAG TGTGGCTTCTTCAAGCGGAGCAGCCGAAAGTCCCGCTACGCTGCTAACTATTACCGGGCCCGCCTGGGCCTGCAGCCCTCCGCGGTGGAGAAGCAGGCACTGGAGGGCGAGCGGTAA
- the ITGA7 gene encoding integrin alpha-7 isoform X9, with translation MPGQPPAAVTVPSPCVPPCPPQIPAPVVPVAPVSPPRGDRAAGGGLRDRDPLEPAGLGALSPAPPHPLTRAQPPSSSPMPWHATACPRPPARPVAPAEAARPRQPPSPHSWRREGYFRSLVPRHPGRCLQSSRHCSGLCPASTAPVSPCPSPPLPGGSRGWVRPHGLLTRSLGPGTPGSAQCPGAGCTPVPLSGSLLFWACCCRVILSEFQFIFTGSASPPPPRAPSCPEATVPQGRGAGGGRGCPTATEEPPAARHSSDRGASPVPLGTLGRAAQGGGLGGGQGAPNPAAPRGTGQGVGRSGGVWVCVTSCALSPAHTCTELRLRPANGRARAAAARLGGLAPCWAMHRAGTANGVKSVRGCGDSCVGTGMLPMGARGGHRVCKPGSASVQTQHRTYPLVHGRGSWRGGGPCPDGGAPCHGRLLVGAPQAPALPSQGANRTGGLFACPLTPELSDCWRVPIDEGVDLQRESKENQWLGVSVKSQGAGGKIVTCAHLYESRHRVHQPLETRDVIGRCFVLSQDLRVRDELDGGEWKFCEGRPQGHDRFGFCQQGLAAAFSPDHHYILFGAPGTYNWKGNLRVELLNQSSLDLLRYDDGPYEAGGEKDQDPSLIPVPANSYFGLLFVTNIDSSDPDQLVYKTPEPSEKVPGAAGDVAQNSYLGFSVDSGAGLTRRRELSFVTGAPRANHTGAVVILRRDSANRLVPEAVLPGQQLTSAFGYAVAVLDLNSDGWMDLVVGAPHFFERKEEIGGAAYVYINPAGRWDSATPLRLNGTRGSMFGIALSTAGDLNQDGFEDLAVGAPFDGAGKVYIYHGSNLGIVAKPAQVLDGEGVGVTAFGYSLSGGLDVDGNLYPDLLVGSLSDTVVLYRATASTRRASAWMSEPASATRPVLPATAPASCWSTCSMPTRTAGAWARPPASPSSAAVPRTLSISSPTQWSCPGSMPAPVSKPPSSSRTASVTSCAPSPSPSPTASREPGRRGRAGGPPCRPCCPCSAPSSPVATALRCIS, from the exons ATGCCAGGGCAGCCACCGGCTGCGGTCACCGTCCCCAGCCCctgtgtccccccgtgtcccccgcAGATCCCAGCCCCTGTGGTCCCCGTGGCACCTGTGAGCCCCCCCAGAGGGGATCGGGCTGCTGGCGGGGGTCTCAGAGACAGGGACCCCCTGGAGCCGGCAGGTCTTGGGGCGCTGTCGCCCGCGCCTCCCCACCCGCTCACGAGGGCCCAGCCGCCCTCCTCGTCCCCGATGCCCTGGCATGCCACCGCCTGTCCTCGTCCCCCCGCCAGGCCGGTGGCGCCGGCCGAAGCCGCCCGGCCGCGGCAGCCGCCCTCTCCACATTCTTGGCGGCGGGAGGGTTATTTTCGCTCCCTGGTGCCCCGGCACCCGGGCAGGTGTTTACAGAGCAGCCGGCACTGCTCTGGGCTTTGCCCCGCCAGCACCGCACCGGTGTCCCCCTGCCCGTCCCCTCCGCTCCCCGGCGGGTCTCGGGGATGGGTTCGGCCCCACGGGCTCCTTACCCGCTCCCTTGGCCCTGGCACCCCGGGCAGTGCCCAGTGCCCTGGCGCAGGGTGCACTCCTGTGCCTCTGTCTGGCTCCCTCCTTTTTTGGGCATGTTGCTGCAGGGTTATTTTGAGTGAATTCCAGTTTATTTTTACCGGCTCTGCCTCTCCGCCACCCCCCAGGGCTCCCTCATGTCCTGAGGCCACCGTCCcccagggcagaggggctgggggtggccgcGGGTGCCCCACGGCCACCGAAGAGCCGCCGGCAGCACGGCACTCATCCGACAGAGGAGCAAGCCCCGTCCCCTTGGGAACCCTGGGGAGGGCTGCGcagggtgggggtctgggtgggggtcagggtgccCCCAACCCTGCTGCACCAAGGGGGACGGGGCAGGGAGTGGGCAGGAGTGGGGGGGTCTGGGTGTGCGTCACCTCCTGTGCCCTGTCCCCCGCCCACACGTGCACCGAGCTGCGGCTGAGGCCTGCGAACGGCCGcgccagggctgcagctgctcGGCTGGGCGGGCTGGCACCGTGCTGGGCAATGCACCGCGCCGGCACGGCCAACGGCGTGAAATCGGTGCGGGGGTGTGGGGACAGCTgcgtggggacagggatgctccCGATGGGTGCCAGGGGTGGACACCGGGTGTGCAAACCTGGCAGCGCGTCTGTGCAAACCCAGCATCGCACGTACCCGCTTGTGCACGGCCGGGGctcgtggcggggggggggcccgtGCCCTGACGGGGGGGCTCCTTGCCATGGCAGGCTGCTGGTGGGGGCCCCCCAAGCGCCGGCGCTGCCCAGCCAAGGTGCCAACCGGACCGGGGGGCTCTTCGCCTGCCCGCTGACCCCCGAGCTCTCCGACTGCTGGCGGGTGCCCATCGACGAAGGAG TGGACCTGCAGCGGGAGAGCAAGGAGAACCAGTGGCTGGGGGTGAGCGTGAAAAGCCAAGGTGCCGGCGGCAAGATCGTG ACGTGCGCCCACCTGTACGAGTCACGGCACCGGGTACATCAGCCCCTGGAGACGCGGGACGTGATCGGGCGCTGCTTCGTGCTGAGCCAGGACCTGCGGGTGCGGGACGAGCTGGACGGGGGCGAGTGGAAGTTTTGTGAGGGGCGGCCGCAGGGCCACGACCGCTTCGGCTTCTGCCAGCAGGGCCTGGCCGCAGCCTTCAGCCCCGACCACCATTACATCCTCTTCGGGGCCCCCGGCACCTACAACTGGAagg GGAACCTGCGCGTGGAGCTGCTTAACCAGAGCTCCCTCGACCTGCTCCGCTACGACGACGGGCCCTACGAAGCCGGGGGCGAGAAGGACCAGGACCCCTCGCTCATCCCCGTGCCCGCCAACAGCTACTTCG GGCTGCTTTTTGTGACAAACATTGATAGCTCAGACCCCGACCAGCTGGTCTACAAAACCCCCGAGCCCAGCGAGAAggtgcccggcgcggccggcgaCGTGGCCCAGAATAGCTACTTGG GCTTTTCGGTGGACTCGGGCGCGGGGCTGACGCGGAGACGGGAGCTGAGCTTCGTTACCGGAGCCCCCCGTGCCAACCACACCGGGGCCGTGGTCATCCTGCGCCGCGACAGTGCCAACCGCCTGGTGCCCGAGGCTGTGCTGCCCGGCCAGCAGCTCACCTCCGCCTTCGGCTACGCCGTCGCCGTGCTCGACCTCAACAGCGATGG CTGGATGGACCTGGTGGTGGGGGCCCCCCACTTTTTTGAGCGCAAGGAGGAGATCGGGGGGGCTGCCTACGTCTACATCAACCCGGCGGGGCGCTGGGACTCCGCCACCCCCCTCCGCCTCAATGGCACCCGCGGCTCCATGTTCGGCATCGCCCTCAGCACCGCTGGGGACCTCAACCAGGACGGCTTtgagg ACCTGGCTGTGGGAGCCCCCTTTGATGGTGCCGGCAAAGTCTACATTTACCATGGCAGCAACCTTGGCATCGTAGCAAAGCCGGCACAG GTCCTGGACGGGGAGGGCGTGGGAGTGACGGCCTTCGGGTACTCACTCTCGGGGGGGCTGGACGTGGATGGGAACCTCTACCCTGACCTGCTCGTCGGCTCCCTCTCCGACACCGTCGTGCTGTACAG AGCAACTGCCAGCACCAGGAGGGCGTCTG CGTGGATGTCCGAGCCTGCTTCAGCTACACGGCCAGTCCTGCCAGCTACAGCCCCCGCCTCG TGCTGGAGTACGTGTTCGATGCCGACACGGACCGCCGGCGCCTGGGCCAGGCCCCCCGCGTCTCCTTCCTCGGCCGCCGTCCCTCGGACCCTGAGCATCAGTTCTCCAACACAGTGGAGCTGCCCCGGCAGCATGCCCGCGCCTGTGTCAAAGCCACCTTCCAGCTCCAG gaCAGCATCCGTGACAAGCTGCGCCCCATCGCCGTCACCCTCGCCTACGGcatccagggagccggggcgacGCGGCAGAGCCGGGGGGCCACCCTGCCGCCCCTGTTGCCCGTGCTCAGCCCCCAGCAGCCCAGTAGCCACCGCACTGAG gtGCATTTCCTGA